The segment ctttTATCGTTGGCAAAAAACAAtgcgcgccgcgcgcgagaTAAACAAACGCGTTCGTCGTGTTCTTTTCATTCGAGAAGCAGGCGTTTTGCTTTTCGCTTGCGGCTAGTGCaccgaaataaataaataactggGCTAATTGGAACTTTGTATTTTGAATGGCAACTGCGCGcttcttctctctcttctGCAGTGAGTCAACCAACACAAGCTTCTCGACGCTGCAAActgtaaacaaataaaaactgcgGAAATAGCACCGCTCGCGCTGCCACAATTTGCCACGTTTATGAcgcaaaatttttccaaccgCGTcgtctaaatattttccttcgtCCTCTCACGCCGTAAAGAAACAGTTATGATGGCCCCGCCGTTAAAACCAGAGATAGAAAAACagattaacatttatttttgtttgttttcaatgcTCCTCGACgacaggaatatttttttttggttcTCGGAAAGCGTAAATCTtaagaaattgcattttttgggGTTAAAGACCGTTTTGGCGAAGTTTTTGAgtccaccaatcgattcctgagggtcgaattaggtaaagtggacgttttttccgttaaaaaaagtgcagcgcaacgtgtgaacttttttcccgccaaaatattCTGAACGTTAAAGCGGGAACttcgcatgcgtcagagctggtttaaGCACTTGAAGAGAGACCACCTGCACGAATGACTTATTTggcagatccagccagctctcacgcatgcgcacttcacGCATTtacgttcaaattgttttggcgggaaaaaaagttcgcacgttgcgattgaattttttaacggaaaaaatatcaaatttacctaattcgaccctcaggaatcgattggtgggctcagaaactccGTCAAACACggtatttgattttaaattttaaatttattgcgttCCACTGTTTAAAAGGACACATGAGGACGAAGAAACAAAATcccaaacaacaaacaaatctGTTTTTCCTCCCTCTCGCCGACGAGTGCCAAAGCGGATCTGCGTCGAATTTCGACTCGGAGAAAGTTTTGGCAGAAGTGCATTGGCGCCGACCTTTCCCAAGCCCGAATATGAGCAGCGTCTCGTCTGCGTCTGCTGACTCTGCTGCACCAAAGGAcatttttttccctctctATTTCAGGTGCGAACAAAAGAGCGAAAAGGCGAGAATGAGGAAATTGGCACGCGATTTGTTTTGCTTGTTTGGCCTGTGGAGCGGCGTGGCTTTGGTtggcgccgccaccgccgccgcaaaTAAGTGCGTCACCGCCTTCGCCGCCGACGCGCCCAGCATTGTCCTCGTCGCGCCTTTCTGTCCGCAAATAATCGCCGGCCTCCGTCCCCACCCTCGACAACCCATCACGCTCCTCTGCGGACTCGATCAGCGGTaggaaaaataactaaaagtaaaattaattaactcgtCTCAGTAGGTTTCCCAATGGCGTGAGTTTGGGTTCGAAAGTGACCCTGATCCTTCAGTTGGGACAACATGGAAACCTTTCGGAGACGTTGGTCCAGCGCTTCATCTCGACGCACAACAAACTCTTTTGGGAAACGCGAATCGTGGTGGTCGTGGAGCAAAACCCGGAGAGTGTCTCGCGCGTTTTGTGGAGGCACAATTTGCAGAGGAGCACGATTGCCGTTCTTGAAGGAGACAAAGGTAAACCCTGAAGGTggaaaactggcaaaaatcATCTTAATCGATATTTCAGTCATCTTTTTCAGGGCGTATTCGGAGACTGGAGGCGTTTGTGAAGGAATGACGCCTCCGGAGCTGACCAAAGTTGCAGAGTGCTCAGGGGAGGGTGACCTGAAAGTCCTGGAGGCAGGAAAATTGGAGGTGTCGCCAATGCTAGACCTGAACGGATGTGTCGTCGACGTGGCtaccattaattttcctcccAGTGTCATCCTTTTTTCCGGTAATATCATGGATCAGGGGTCACcactttcaattaaaatatggtAGGGGAGGGAAGTCAGGTATAGTCGTGAGAAAGGTAGAATTTAAGATCGGATCAAAGAAGAATGAAGGGGTGGAATGAGAAGTAACTGGGAGAGGGGAGAGCCAGATTTATAAGGAGGGGAGGGGTTGGAGggtaaaccaaaaaataatgatatctACTTAATGATCATTTTTAAGGGTAAGAGGGGAGGGAAAGGTTTTACATTAATAAAATGGTGGTCAGGAGAGAGACAAAACAGAAGCAAAACTTGCAGAAAAGAAGATTAGGAGaggaaaaatcattcaattcaatttaaggGGAGGGTAAATCAGGTACTAATCCACTATCAAACCACACAGAGACAGATCCATCGCCGAACGCGTCAACCGGAGTAGTCGAACCTTTAGGTGGAATCGAAGTGGCGCTGGTGCGCAGCGTCGGCGCCGCAATGAACTTCCTTCCCCGCTTCTACGTGTCAGCGGACAACCAGGGTTGGGGCGCTGGACACGAGAACGGCACCTTCAGCGGAATGTTGGGCGAATTGACGGCCGGAAGAGCCCAAATCGCGATGGGCTGTCTGATGCCTCTGCCTGTGCGCTTCCGCTTCTTGGACATGGCCGTGTCGCACGGCCACCGCAGCCTCGCGTGGGCCGtcccgccgccgcggccgcagcCCCGCTGGGCCGTCCTGGTCGAGGCGTTCGCCCCTGACACCTgggccgccgtcgccgctgtCCTGGTGCTCGCCTTTCTCGTCCTCTCCGTCATCTCACACGACCTGATTCCAGGTGAGTAcatcattttattcaaaagacCCTTTTTTCCCCTCCCCTCTTTCCTCAGACGGAGCTCTGCTGTTCGTGTGGGCGACGACCCTTGGCGTGTCGGTGGCGCGGCTGCCACGGGCTTCGTGGACCCGCACCCTGCTGCTAGGGTGGCTGCTCGCCTTCCTGGTGCTCAGCGCCGCTTACCAGGGCGCCCTCTTCAGCTTCCTGGCTGCGACACGATACGAGAAGGCGCTGGATTCGTTCAAGGACATCGTGTTGCGTGGCCTGCCCCTCGTCGCGCACCCCAACTTCGAAGAACTGCTCGACGCTGGTGACGCCACCATCTCACAGCGGGCTAAAGagtaactaaaataatttgaagtgGGATTTAGtcatgaatttttctctctgggACAGACTGTACGAGCCATCGGTGGACGGGGTGCTCAGGCAGCTGGACGTGATGGCGAAGGGCGGCCGCCAGGTGGCATGCATGGTCAACAAGGAGATGCTCGTTTGGTACAACTACCAGCAGAGACACTCCGGACATGTACGAACGTGTAAATTCTCGTGTTTTGATGATTTTGGAGGGAAATTATGCGtctcctaatttaaaattaaatattaacggTACAATTAGAAATTTCCTAAGTGCTTGGAGCTGGTAATAGATGGCTCCACAGCTCATTGACATTCCCAGGGGCCAATTTACCGCGGCATAGGGAGAACTAACGTTGAATCCATCAGGATTCCACCTAGATCCACCAGGATTGGCAACTTAAAACCCTATAATTACATATTTAACCCTGCtattgcgaattttttgtgcaaaaatcctaaaaaccgtgaaaatttgtacattttgtTGAGCGGGAAACTGAAAAACGTggtattttcctaaaaaaaactttctaaaataaaaaaattataattaagaaTGGCGGTGAGACTGCTCCTACACATAATTTAAATCCCTTTTATGAGATTGGTGGTGGAATTATAAAACGTAACCAATTAGAACGTCGTTTTTAcactgaatttcaaaatatcacgCAAGAATTCACGTTTCCCGCCTTTTTCTCTCGTGAATTTCAGATGGTGCACATTGCGCGGGAAGAAATGACCTCGTACCCGACGGTGGCGTTCCTGCGGCAAGGCTCGAGTCTGGTGGCTCGCTTCGACGTTTTGGTTCGGCGGCTGCTCGAGTCTGGCCTGGTGGACAAGTGGTTCGCCGAACTGTCGCTGCCGGTGGCGCGCACGCAGGTCGACGCGCCCCTCGTGCTCGGTCTGTACCACCTGAGCGGCATCTTCATGGTGCTCGTCGTCGGCATGGCGCTCGCCACCCTCGTCCTCTTGCTGGAACTGCTCGTCCACCAGTGGCACCGCATCCACGACGCCTCAATCCAGCTTTTGTGAAGACAAAAtgcctttaaaaaataattaggatTCTGAGATCTCTTAGATTACGTTTATTCTACTTTGAAAACTGCActtcattccattttttatgtatttcaaCCGTGGTAAATATAAGTAGcataattaaatacatttatgCTGAatgggaaaatatattttgtttgaaatcgatatgtaaatttaatttgtgaaaataaaaatttccacaacCTCTTCTAATTttgcgattattttttttgcccCGTTCTTCaacgtgaaataaaataaaactttattgtAAGGTCTCAAAACAACCTTACGCTCTCCCAACAGCCGCGCGGGGACTGCTTTTAATGTGCACGCAGATTTAACAAAACACGCGATAGATGGCTAACGCTTCAACTACACACCCGACTCTTTTTCTCTTCGCTGCGCGACTGCGAGAGCCGCGGAACTAAACCAGTTCAATGTTAAATATAGACTGCCTCATGTCAGACGCATTAAAAGTCTTATTTGCTTTCGCGAAGCGGATATTcgcagagaaaaacaaaagaggctatattttgaatatattaattttttatcaacaatTTAACCAAAGATcagaataattaaacatttttcaaaccgaacaaactggaaattttaataaaaaataaacatact is part of the Cloeon dipterum chromosome 1, ieCloDipt1.1, whole genome shotgun sequence genome and harbors:
- the LOC135948559 gene encoding uncharacterized protein LOC135948559 isoform X2 — encoded protein: MRTKKQNPKQQTNLFFLPLADECQSGSASNFDSEKVLAEVHWRRPFPSPNMSSVSSASADSAAPKDIFFPLYFRCEQKSEKARMRKLARDLFCLFGLWSGVALVGAATAAANKCVTAFAADAPSIVLVAPFCPQIIAGLRPHPRQPITLLCGLDQRFPNGVSLGSKVTLILQLGQHGNLSETLVQRFISTHNKLFWETRIVVVVEQNPESVSRVLWRHNLQRSTIAVLEGDKVIFFRAYSETGGVCEGMTPPELTKVAECSGEGDLKVLEAGKLEVSPMLDLNGCVVDVATINFPPSVILFSETDPSPNASTGVVEPLGGIEVALVRSVGAAMNFLPRFYVSADNQGWGAGHENGTFSGMLGELTAGRAQIAMGCLMPLPVRFRFLDMAVSHGHRSLAWAVPPPRPQPRWAVLVEAFAPDTWAAVAAVLVLAFLVLSVISHDLIPDGALLFVWATTLGVSVARLPRASWTRTLLLGWLLAFLVLSAAYQGALFSFLAATRYEKALDSFKDIVLRGLPLVAHPNFEELLDAGDATISQRAKELYEPSVDGVLRQLDVMAKGGRQVACMVNKEMLV
- the LOC135948559 gene encoding uncharacterized protein LOC135948559 isoform X1; amino-acid sequence: MRTKKQNPKQQTNLFFLPLADECQSGSASNFDSEKVLAEVHWRRPFPSPNMSSVSSASADSAAPKDIFFPLYFRCEQKSEKARMRKLARDLFCLFGLWSGVALVGAATAAANKCVTAFAADAPSIVLVAPFCPQIIAGLRPHPRQPITLLCGLDQRFPNGVSLGSKVTLILQLGQHGNLSETLVQRFISTHNKLFWETRIVVVVEQNPESVSRVLWRHNLQRSTIAVLEGDKVIFFRAYSETGGVCEGMTPPELTKVAECSGEGDLKVLEAGKLEVSPMLDLNGCVVDVATINFPPSVILFSETDPSPNASTGVVEPLGGIEVALVRSVGAAMNFLPRFYVSADNQGWGAGHENGTFSGMLGELTAGRAQIAMGCLMPLPVRFRFLDMAVSHGHRSLAWAVPPPRPQPRWAVLVEAFAPDTWAAVAAVLVLAFLVLSVISHDLIPDGALLFVWATTLGVSVARLPRASWTRTLLLGWLLAFLVLSAAYQGALFSFLAATRYEKALDSFKDIVLRGLPLVAHPNFEELLDAGDATISQRAKELYEPSVDGVLRQLDVMAKGGRQVACMVNKEMLVWYNYQQRHSGHMVHIAREEMTSYPTVAFLRQGSSLVARFDVLVRRLLESGLVDKWFAELSLPVARTQVDAPLVLGLYHLSGIFMVLVVGMALATLVLLLELLVHQWHRIHDASIQLL